DNA from Leptospira harrisiae:
TGATCCCAATCGAGTGACATTTGAAATTTTAGAAGATGTCAGTTTTTCGGAAAATAGAAATAGCCTTTTTACCATTCGTGACTTAAAAACCATGGGTTGCCAAATTGCCATCGATGATTTTGGTGTCCAATACTCAAACCTAGCTCGGTTATTAGAATTTGATCCCGATTATCTTAAAATTGACGGTCAATTCATTCGAAATTTGCCTGAAAATAAAACTGCCTACTTACTAGTGCAAGGGATTGTGGAATTGGCAAGAGGAATTGGCGCAAAGGTAGTGGCTGAGTTCGTAGACCGCACAGCCATTCAAGACATGATCGAAACCTTAGGCATTGAATATTCCCAAGGTTATTTGTTTATGAAACCATCCCCGACAATTCCTGCCGAAGCCAACTTACGATTGTAAGTTGGCAATCAACACTAAAGAATTTATTGAACGGGAACTCCAGGTATTTCTTTTTTCTTTTTCTCCTTAGATAATAAACCTTTGAGTTTTTCTTGGGTTGCTGGGTCTTGGAGTTTTTCTTTTCCCATTTGGATGGCTTTTTGCCCTTCCTCGGAATTTGCTTTTTCGATGATTTTATCGACAAGACCTGGTTCTTCAGAACCTCCATCGCGGGATTGCGAACTAGCGCAACTGAGTGAAAGTGAAAGCATGGTTGCTAAAATAATTGTTTGTTTCATATCTGATTTCCGTAACAGAAAGGATTCTAGTTTCCAAATTTCGATCCGTCAATGGAAAAACAAAATCGTTTGTAGAAAACAAGCCTAGTTCTAAAACCATTCCTAAAATCGTTACTTAAATCAAAGATAAGGATGTTTCATGGATCAAAAATCTCTGGATCAGGATTCGGCACAATTAGAAGCACTCGGACTCAAATCTGAATTTGAACGTAGTATGAGTTTTTGGGAAAATTTCTCTCTAGGGTTTACTTACCTCTCTCCTGTTGTGGGAGTGTATTCCGTATTTGCCCTAGCAATCCAAGCTGGCGGTCCGCCGATGATTTGGAATTACTTATTAGTGGGTTTAGGCCAATTTTTAGTCTGCTTGATTTTCGGGGAGATTGTTTCCCAATACCCAATTTCAGGTGGAATCTACCCATGGTCTCTTCGTTTGGTGGGAGAACGTTGGGCTTGGATGTCTGCATGGGTCTATGCTTGGGCTCTCTTTACCACAGTGGCTGCTGTCGCCGTCGGAGGTGCTCCTTTCTTAAGTCAACTCATCGGAATTGAATTTGGAAATTCTGGATTCATTTGGATTGCAATCGGAATGATCCTAATCTCCACAATTCTCAATTTAAGTGGAACAAGACTATTGGCACAGGTTGCTTTTTTTGGTTTTTTATGTGAATTGGTTGGAGCTGTCGTTGTTGGTGGTTATCTTTTAATTTTTGCAAAGGTTAATTCGCTCTCCATTCTCTGGAATACATATTCCTTTGGCGACGGTACAAACTATTTTCCTGCTTTTCTCGCATCTTCTGTAGCAGCTATGTTTTGTTATTATGGGTTTGAAGCCTGTGGTGATGTTGCAGAAGAAACACCAAATGCGGGTTCTGCGATACCAAAATCCATGCGTATGACCATTTACATTGGTGGTGGTGCTGCAACCTTTGTATGTTTGGCACTTCTACTTGCTTTACCAAATGTAGAAAAAGCAATTTCTGGAGAAGATGCTGATCCAGTCACGACAACTCTTGTTGCGGCAATGGGTATGACAGGATACCGTATGGTGATTGTAGTGGTAATGGTTTCTTTTTTATCATGTTTACTCAGTTTACAAGCAGCAGCTAGTAGACTTCTTTTTTCCTTCGCTCGAGACGGAATGATCTTTGGCAGTAAACACTTAA
Protein-coding regions in this window:
- a CDS encoding APC family permease, with amino-acid sequence MDQKSLDQDSAQLEALGLKSEFERSMSFWENFSLGFTYLSPVVGVYSVFALAIQAGGPPMIWNYLLVGLGQFLVCLIFGEIVSQYPISGGIYPWSLRLVGERWAWMSAWVYAWALFTTVAAVAVGGAPFLSQLIGIEFGNSGFIWIAIGMILISTILNLSGTRLLAQVAFFGFLCELVGAVVVGGYLLIFAKVNSLSILWNTYSFGDGTNYFPAFLASSVAAMFCYYGFEACGDVAEETPNAGSAIPKSMRMTIYIGGGAATFVCLALLLALPNVEKAISGEDADPVTTTLVAAMGMTGYRMVIVVVMVSFLSCLLSLQAAASRLLFSFARDGMIFGSKHLNHLSKSGKVPVNALIVTGLIPIVIASMGHWLQDAVTTIISFASAGIYVAFQMVVIAALYARSKGWKPSGSFTLGKLGFPINAIALFYGITAVANMVWPRTPEEPWYINYGMIFTSLVVVGSGILYLFLTKPHLKRKRS